One segment of Alnus glutinosa chromosome 2, dhAlnGlut1.1, whole genome shotgun sequence DNA contains the following:
- the LOC133860618 gene encoding exocyst complex component EXO70C2-like has translation METNLPEKSNNFGHKEGTDAKPASDTESLGEKINEEDEAKGKKIEEEHTHSEAVSDPHCDLHEVFEAVDEFLSTLSDKKDDDKENDTVSVDIPHELLEKFLDLVEAKVSKPEVESSFLVVVHRVSKLTKCLRELKPDESRRSLLINRMEGIHERAISFLEEEFQLLLEDSRIIDDSNVKGKQDQQVQVDLFESTGHHETDFPGYPDEVVASLNKVAKEMISGGYESECCQVYAVARSNAFEESLQKLGFENHSIDDVHKMQWEALEREIATWIEAFKQCTTVSFSGEKALADLVFSDHPSLASGLFSNITRGVLIQLLNFAEAVAMTKQRSAEKLFKFLDMYETLRDAVPAMEGLFENEWENELKTETTTARYRLGEAAILMFADLENSIKADTGKTPVPGGAVHPLTRYTMNYLKYACEYKGTLEQVFREQYRFERADSMSRPSHDITQSFDDQNESESHTPFSLQLMRVMELLDSSLETKAKLYKDVGLSNIFMMNNGRYILQKTKGPTEIHDLMGDTWSRKRSSNLRQYHKNYQRETWSKLLGCLSHEGLNVNGKVVRPVLKERFKSFNQMFDEIHKTQSTWVVSDEQLQSELRVSISAVVIPAYRSFLGRFSQYLHDGRQTEKYVKYQPEDIETSIDNLFDGNPTPRRRP, from the coding sequence ATGGAGACCAACCTACCTGAAAAGTCTAACAATTTTGGCCACAAAGAGGGAACAGACGCAAAACCAGCATCTGATACGGAGTCATTGGGAGAGAAGATCAATGAGGAAGATGAAGCAAAGGGGAAGAAGATTGAAGAGGAACATACTCACTCTGAGGCTGTTTCGGATCCTCATTGCGACCTCCATGAGGTTTTTGAGGCTGTTGATGAGTTTCTCTCGACTCTTAGCGATAAGAAAGATGACGACAAGGAAAATGACACAGTTTCGGTGGATATCCCTCACGAGTTGCTCGAGAAGTTCTTAGATCTCGTTGAAGCAAAGGTCTCAAAGCCTGAGGTGGAATCCTCCTTTCTCGTAGTTGTGCATCGGGTATCAAAGCTAACAAAATGTCTCCGTGAGTTGAAACCGGATGAGTCTCGTCGTTCTTTGCTGATCAATCGCATGGAAGGTATTCACGAGAGAGCGATATCGTTTTTGGAGGAGGAATTCCAgttgcttctagaagattctaggATCATCGACGACTCCAATGTGAAAGGGAAGCAAGATCAGCAGGTACAAGTAGATTTATTCGAATCCACCGGGCATCACGAGACCGATTTTCCGGGATACCCCGACGAGGTCGTAGCAAGCTTGAACAAGGTAGCGAAGGAGATGATATCTGGTGGATACGAATCCGAGTGCTGCCAAGTCTATGCAGTTGCGAGAAGTAACGCGTTCGAAGAGAGCTTGCAAAAGTTAGGGTTCGAGAACCACAGCATCGACGACGTCCACAAAATGCAATGGGAGGCATTGGAGCGAGAGATCGCCACGTGGATCGAGGCCTTCAAACAATGCACCACGGTGTCCTTCTCCGGCGAGAAGGCCCTCGCCGATTTGGTCTTCTCAGACCATCCCTCGCTCGCTAGTGGCCTATTTAGTAACATCACTCGCGGCGTCCTCATACAGCTCCTAAACTTCGCCGAGGCTGTCGCGATGACGAAGCAGCGCTCTGCCGAGAAGCTTTTCAAGTTCCTAGACATGTACGAGACCTTACGTGACGCTGTCCCTGCCATGGAGGGTTTGTTCGAGAATGAGTGGGAAAACGAGCTCAAGACAGAGACGACCACGGCTCGGTACCGGCTTGGCGAGGCAGCGATACTCATGTTTGCCGATCTCGAGAACTCGATCAAGGCCGATACGGGGAAAACCCCAGTACCGGGCGGTGCGGTGCACCCCTTAACTCGGTACACAATGAACTACCTAAAGTACGCATGCGAGTACAAGGGCACCTTGGAGCAAGTCTTCAGGGAGCAGTATAGGTTCGAACGAGCCGACTCAATGAGCAGGCCATCGCATGACATAACACAGAGTTTCGACGATCAGAATGAAAGCGAAAGCCATACACCATTTTCGTTGCAGTTGATGAGAGTGATGGAATTGCTGGACTCCAGTCTGGAAACGAAGGCAAAATTGTACAAGGACGTGGGGTTGAGCAACATCTTCATGATGAACAATGGGCGGTACATCTTACAGAAGACCAAAGGGCCCACGGAGATCCACGACCTGATGGGCGACACGTGGTCCCGCAAGCGATCGTCGAATTTAAGGCAATACCACAAGAACTACCAGAGGGAGACATGGAGTAAGCTTTTAGGGTGTCTAAGCCACGAGGGGTTGAACGTGAATGGGAAGGTGGTCAGGCCGGTGCTGAAGGAGCGGTTCAAGAGCTTCAACCAGATGTTCGACGAGATCCACAAGACACAGAGCACGTGGGTGGTGAGCGACGAGCAGCTTCAGTCGGAGCTAAGGGTCTCGATATCGGCGGTGGTGATACCGGCGTACCGGTCGTTCTTGGGGAGGTTCTCGCAATACTTGCACGATGGGAGACAAACAGAGAAGTATGTGAAGTATCAGCCTGAAGACATAGAGACCTCCATTGATAATCTATTTGATGGGAACCCCACGCCCAGGAGGAGACCATAG